The window TCCTACGGCGACCGCGCCGAGACGGTCCGCCCGGTCGTCCTCGACGCCCTGGCCTCGCTGCGCCAGGAGCACGACGTGGTGGTCCTCGAGGGCGCCGGCGGCGCCGCCGAGATCAACCTGCTCGAGCGCGACGTCGTCAACCTGCCGCTGGCCGCGGCGGCCGGGGTGCCCGCCGTGCTCGTCGTGGACATCGACCGCGGCGGCTCCTTCGCCTCCGCCTACGGCACCTGGGCCCTCCTGCCCGAGCACCTGCGCTCCACCCTGCGCGGCTTCGTGCTCAACGGCTTCCGGGGCGACGCCTCGCTGCTGGCCGACGGTCTGGCGGACCTCGAGCGCCGCACCGGCGTGCCCGTCCTCGGGGTGCTCCCCCACCTGGGCGACCACCTCATGCTCGGCGTCGAGGACTCGCTCGACCTCGTGGGCTTCCGCCTGCCCGTCCCGCAGGTGACCGACCCCGTGCGCGTCGCGGTGGTCCGGCTGCCCCACCTGGCCAACCCCTCCGACCTCGACCCGCTCCTGCTGGAGCCCTCCGTCGAGGTGCGGTGGGCCACCCGGCCCGGTGACCTCGAGGACGCCGACCTGGTCGTCCTCCCCGGCAGCCGGGCCACGGTCGCCGACCTCGCCTGGCTGCGCGAGCGCGACCTCGACCGGGCGCTGACGACCCTCGACCGGCGGGTCCGGCTGTTCGGGCTGTGCGCCGGTTACCAGATGCTCGGCACGCTCATCCACGACGACCTGGAGTCGGGCGCCGGCACGGTGGAGGGGCTCGGGCTGCTCCCGGTCGAGACCACCTTCGAGCGCCCCAAGGTCGTCACCCGCTCCCGCGGCCGGGTGGTCGGCACCGAGATCCCCGTCGAGGGCTACCAGATCCGGTGGGGCCGGCTGACCCGCACCGGCGGTCACGCGCTCTTCGAGCTCGAGCAGGAGGACGGCACCACCGTCCAGGAGGGCTGCGTCACGGACCGCCACATCCGCGGCACCAGCCTGCACGGGGTCTTCGACTGCGACCGGCTGCGTCACGCCCTGCTGTGGAAGGTCGCCGCCGCCCGCCGCCGCACCTTCGTGCCCTCCCCGACCTCCTACGCCGAGGCGCTGAGCGCCCACGTCGACCACCTGGCCGACTGGGTCGAGGAGCACCTCGACCTCGACTCCGTCCTCGAGCTCGCGGGGCAGGCCTCCGCACCCGGCCAGGAGCCGGGGTGGTGAGGGGGGCCCCGCCCGTCCCGCTGCCCGCGCTCGCCCGGCACGACGGCGCCCTGACCTGGCACGTGCCCGCCGGCTGGTGGGCGCTGAGCGCGGCGGCGGTGGGCGGTGGGCTGGTGCGACCTCGCTGGGTGCTCAACGCCGCCGTCGACGCGGGCTTCTCCCGCACCGACCTCGACGCGTGGGCCAGGGAGACCGCTGAGGTCCTCGGGCTGTCCGGCGACGGGTGCGCCCTGCTCACGGCCGCGGACGTCGCGCAGGTGGAGCACACCGAGCGCGACGGCGCCGTGGTCTGGGCGACCGTCGGCGTCACCCGGCCGACCTGGCCGCACGACCCCCGCGCCGGCACGCTCGTCGCCCCGGGAGCGGAGGCGTCCGCCCCGGGAGCCACGGCCTACCCGTCCGACGGCCCGCCTCCGCCCGGGACCGTGAACATCGTCGTCGCCCTGCCCGTCCCCCTCACCGGCTCGGCCCTGGTGCAGGCGCTGGCGACCGTCACCGAGGCCAAGGCCCAGGTCCTCGTGCAGCGCGGCGTG of the Ornithinimicrobium humiphilum genome contains:
- a CDS encoding cobyric acid synthase; protein product: MVVGTTSGSGKSTVVASLCRALARRGVRVAPFKAQNMSNHAAVTPDGGEIGRSQAMQALAAGVETDRRMGPVLLKPSANGTSHVVVMGEEIAVDDALSYGDRAETVRPVVLDALASLRQEHDVVVLEGAGGAAEINLLERDVVNLPLAAAAGVPAVLVVDIDRGGSFASAYGTWALLPEHLRSTLRGFVLNGFRGDASLLADGLADLERRTGVPVLGVLPHLGDHLMLGVEDSLDLVGFRLPVPQVTDPVRVAVVRLPHLANPSDLDPLLLEPSVEVRWATRPGDLEDADLVVLPGSRATVADLAWLRERDLDRALTTLDRRVRLFGLCAGYQMLGTLIHDDLESGAGTVEGLGLLPVETTFERPKVVTRSRGRVVGTEIPVEGYQIRWGRLTRTGGHALFELEQEDGTTVQEGCVTDRHIRGTSLHGVFDCDRLRHALLWKVAAARRRTFVPSPTSYAEALSAHVDHLADWVEEHLDLDSVLELAGQASAPGQEPGW
- a CDS encoding adenosylcobinamide amidohydrolase — translated: MRGAPPVPLPALARHDGALTWHVPAGWWALSAAAVGGGLVRPRWVLNAAVDAGFSRTDLDAWARETAEVLGLSGDGCALLTAADVAQVEHTERDGAVVWATVGVTRPTWPHDPRAGTLVAPGAEASAPGATAYPSDGPPPPGTVNIVVALPVPLTGSALVQALATVTEAKAQVLVQRGVPGTGTASDAVVVLAPEPVDGHDAVAFAGVRSEWGGRLAHAVHDAVSAGLDAHPWVPGEDPVW